In Leptolyngbya iicbica LK, the genomic stretch CGGTGGATTACTCCGGGGCGGCGGGCATTAACAATGTGGAATGGGATGCGGTGGAATTGCCCAGCCAGTTTATGGAGAACTGGTGCTATCACCGGGAAACCCTGCTGAAATTAGCGCGGCATTATGAAACCAGTGAGCCTTTGCCCGAGGATCTGTATCAGAAGATTTTGGCCGCCCGCAACTTCATGACCGGCAGCGCGATTTTGCGTCAGGTCAACTTTGGCTGGCTGGATATCGAACTCCACCACCGCTATCAGCCCGGTGGCGATGAGACGATTTGGGACGTGCGCGATCGCCTCTCTGAAAACACGACGGTCATGAAGCCGCTGCCGGAAGACGCCTTCCTCTGTGCGTTTGGCCATATCTTTGCCGGGGGCTATGCGGCAGGATACTACAGCTACTTCTGGGCTGAGGTGCTGAGTGCGGATGCCTTTGCCGCATTTGAAGAAGCGGGGCTAGAGGATGAAAGCGCCATTGTGGAAACGGGACGCCGCTTCCGCAACACAGTATTGGCGTTGGGGGGCAGTCAGCATCCGATGGAAGTGTTCAAATCTTTCCGGGGACGGGAGCCGAGCACTCAGGCTCTGTTGCGACACCGGGGACTCGCGATCGCCGCATAATTTGCCCAAGGCTCGCGAATCACCGACCTGGAGAGCGGTCCATCACAAGAAAACGGGGCAGCCATGTGCCACCCCGTTTTCTGCAACCAATCTGAGAAACCTATGAAGTAATGTATCGGTTCTGCGAAAGTGACTCCGTTTTTGTGTAAACAGCGTTATGTTAGTCAGCAACTATAGATCCACTTAAATCAAACCGATAAATTCAAAACTTGAATCCAAAAGATACTCAAAAGCCCAGCACTGCTGGGCTTTTTTTGCTTTTTAGGGCATCTATTCGCATTCCAGGGGACGGTTCCTTTTCGAATACCGATACGTCAAGGACTTAGACAAAGGAACCGTCCCCTTTTGGTTGAGGTTTTAGCGAGCGATCGCGGCCCGATTTACGGTTTGCAGCGCTTCTGCCAGGCTGCGCACTACTGCGACCATCGCCAGCTCATTGTCGAGCTTGTTGACGGCGGAGCCGACGCCAATGCCTGCGGCCCCAGCGGCGATTGCCATGGGCGCGGTCACGTCGGACAGACCCGACGCACAGAGCACGGGGACAGAGACCACGCGAGAAATTTCCCGCGCTGCGGCCAAAGTGGGAGCGGCTTTTTCAATCAGGCCCAGAGTGCCGCTGTGGGTGGGCGCACTGCTGGTGCCGCCTTCGGTTTGAATGATGTCGGCACCCGCTGCGACCAGGGCTTCTGCCAAAGCCACTTGCTCATCCAACGCGAGAATGTGGGGCACGGTCACGGACAGGGTGATGTCCGGCAGCAAGGCTCGGGTTTGCTGAGTCAGCGCCAATACCTCAGCCGCCTCAAATCGGATGCCCTGGGCATAAAAGGCATCGAAGTTACCAATCTCAATCAAGTCTGCACCAGCGGCCACAGGCGCGACAAATGCCTCGGCCTCTACCGCCGATACGCAAATGGGCAAGTCGGTCAGTTCCTTCGCCATGCGCACGAGGTCTGCATTGGCAGCGATATCCAGAAACGTCGCACCGCCTTGGTCGGCCGCCCGCACCACCGCCGCCACGCGATCGCGATCAAAATTCGTCAGGCCACTAATGATTTTCAGTGCTTGGCCCTGGGCAAATGCCGTTTGAAGCTTGGCTTGCATAAGTCTAAGTGTCCCCGTAATCAGGTTCGTAACTTGCCCTATTTTGCCATTCCTTGGGTAGCGACGGGCGCGATCGCTAAACGAGTGCAATTCCCTGACGGCAACACCGTTATGGCAAGGCGAGTAGCGATACGGTGGCGTCTTGATAGAACTGAACAATTACCTGATAGTGCTGACGTAATAAGTCTTCTACTTGGGCTGTCGAGCAATTTCCGAGGCGTATCCAAATCACCTTGGGTGGATTACCCAGAGCCAAACTCAAGTCATGCATGTCTGCATCCTTGGAGACGATCATCAAGTCGTGGGCTTTGGCATAGTCCCAAACCAAACTGTCAACTGTCGCTTTCATCCCGATATCTCGAACGTGCAAGGAGTCGGGAAAGCGATCGCTCAGGCGACTAGTCAGTTTCGGGGACAGATTTTCGTCAAAGAGCAACCGCATGAGACTCAGGAAGCCGTCATGTACCGGCGTTCGCGATCGGCGGCATAGGCAATACAGGCTTTCAAATCTTCGCGGGTGAGGTCAGGAAAGTCGTCCAGGATTTCGGCTTCGGTCATCTCAGAGGCCAGATATTCCAATACTTCATACACTGTGATGCGCAAACCCCGGACACAGGGCTTGCCCCCTCGCTTACCTGGTTCAACTGTGATGAAATCTTTGTAGTTCATCGCTTTCCGCAATTGATTAACATCTGGTTCACTGCTACCCAGCGATAGACATTGCCAAGATTGCCCCTGGGGGACGATGCCGACCCTTGAGCACAGTCCGCTGGGTGGCATGGCTGGCATAACCAGGCTGTCTCGTAATCAGGTTCGTAACTTGCCCTATTTTGCCATTCCTGAGACCAGGCGATCGCGCAATATCCTTGGCATTGCCCCCAGGTTTACTAGCCTCCAGCAAGATTAGCCGACCTCAGCCACTTTGAACTGCTGGGTCAGGATAGCGGCCATCCATTTAGCTAAACCCGAGATGACTATTGACAGGTTTTAATCCGCCGATTATTGTTTAGG encodes the following:
- a CDS encoding DUF561 domain-containing protein, with product MQAKLQTAFAQGQALKIISGLTNFDRDRVAAVVRAADQGGATFLDIAANADLVRMAKELTDLPICVSAVEAEAFVAPVAAGADLIEIGNFDAFYAQGIRFEAAEVLALTQQTRALLPDITLSVTVPHILALDEQVALAEALVAAGADIIQTEGGTSSAPTHSGTLGLIEKAAPTLAAAREISRVVSVPVLCASGLSDVTAPMAIAAGAAGIGVGSAVNKLDNELAMVAVVRSLAEALQTVNRAAIAR
- a CDS encoding DUF5615 family PIN-like protein, which codes for MRLLFDENLSPKLTSRLSDRFPDSLHVRDIGMKATVDSLVWDYAKAHDLMIVSKDADMHDLSLALGNPPKVIWIRLGNCSTAQVEDLLRQHYQVIVQFYQDATVSLLALP
- a CDS encoding DUF433 domain-containing protein — translated: MPAMPPSGLCSRVGIVPQGQSWQCLSLGSSEPDVNQLRKAMNYKDFITVEPGKRGGKPCVRGLRITVYEVLEYLASEMTEAEILDDFPDLTREDLKACIAYAADRERRYMTAS